Genomic window (Bdellovibrio sp. ArHS):
CCCCGCCGAAAAAATTCTCATCCATTCGGAAAAGCCCCTGTTTGCCAATAGCGAGGGGCAAGTTCTTCTTGGAGGACTTTCGGATTTGGTTTATTCAGCGGCTGAGTCCAACAAGGACAAGAAGATCTTTTATTCTGTGACGGACCGCGGGCCCAATGGCAAAGAAAAAGGGGGTAAGAAGACCCCGGAAAGAGCTTTTTTGCATCCCGCTTACAATCCGCAGATTTTAAAATTTGAGTTTAAAAATAAGCGAGTGGAACTGGTGCAAAGTATCGGGCTGAAGGTGAAAGTCACATTAAAGCCTGAACCCATTTTAATTACCGGCCTGCCCAACGTGAACCCTCTGAGTAACAAAACGGGCGCCGACGAAACACCGACGGATTCTAAAGGGACTGTCTTGAATTTTGATGCCATCGGTTTGGACCCGGAAGGGCTGGCGCTGGACGAGCAAAAGAATTTTTGGGTGAGCGAAGAGTATGGTCCGTCACTGTTAAAAGTGAACAGTGCAGGTGTGGTGCAAAAGCGCTGGCTTCCGAAAGGCTCTTCGACAGAGCGTACGGGGATTCAGGAGCTTCCTTCTTTCTATGCGAAAAGAAAATTGAACCGAGGGTTTGAAGCCCTGGTGTTTACACCTCAGAAAACACTTTTGGTTTTCTTACAAAGTGGCGTACCCCATTTGGATAAGGACTTGGCTCCTATTCTGGAATTTGATCCCGTTCAGGAAAAAACCGTCGGCGTCTATTTTTACAGTCTAAGTAAAGAGGGCGGAAAGATCGGAGCGGCTACTTTAGGTCTGGATGGTCGCATTTGGGTTCTTGAGCAGAACGGCAAGGTCGGCAAAAAAGCCTGGCAACGAGTTTTTGCGATCGACCGCACGCCAGCCACGAACGTGGTCAAAGAGGCGTTAGCCTCCGAAGATTTTAAGATTCCCCCCAAAACAAAACCTGTCGAAAAAAATGAAGTTTTGAACTTAACGGAAAAAGGTCTCCAGGATTTCGAAAAACTAGAGGGCTTGAGCGTGGACCCCGAAGGCTTCATCTATGTCGTTAATGACAATGACTTCGGTGTTCATGATTCCGAGGTGCGCGCTCAGAATTATCTTTTTGTGATTAAAAAGGAAGAAGGCAAGAAATGAAAAGAGGATGTCTTTCGCTTTTCGGGTTGGTAATTTCCATCGGTCTGGTGGCCTCTTTAGCGCAGGCCAAAGACGGAAGTATAAAGAATCAGGTAGAGGCCGGTTTTAATTTGCAGGAGTCTGCGGCTTTAAAAATTCTGCAAAAATATCCGTTTAAAGGTGAAGATCGCACGGACTATTATGCGGACATCTATGACGGTGCGAATTTTTTGCTTATTCCGAATCCAGAGATGTATAAATTTCGTCTGAAGGTGACAAACAGCAAAGCAGTTTTGCAGGCGAATACAAAAATTTCGATTCTGCCATCTGTGTGTGCCGAAGGTTGGGCTTTTAAAGTAAAAGAAAAGGCTGTGGGAGAATTGAAGCTCAATTCTGGCGACCGCGACAAATTTACTCACGCCGTGATTCAGCAGTTGGATGCCTTAAACGGCCCGGATTTGACTAAAGCAGTTCACGATGTGCACAAGCTTCATAGTCAGATTATTGCGCTGAAATTACCTTTGTTGGACAAATTGTTAGCAGTGCCCACTGGGGATCGTTGGTATTTTACGGCCAGTCATTTGACCAAGAAAGTGAAGTGGACGGTCCTCAAAGATCTGGGCTGGGGAAATCTTGAGATTTCGATCACGCAAGGGGAAGACTATGTTGGAAGCAGCTTTATTCAAAAGAAGTACGAAATTGAGTTCCAGCTTTCTGATGAAATGAGCCAGGAACACTTTGTTCATTCTATTTGCGAGTTTATGAAAGAGCAGGGTCTTCAGCCGGAAGATCTGGGCCCGGTTCGCACCAAACCCCAAGCCGAAACATTGAAACGTCTGGGCCGGATTAGGACTCTTCTTGGCTTTTAAACCAGAAGAGACCTCCTTGCCCGACCTTAGACCTTATTTTCCCTTCTTGTCTCAATATGAGGCCCCTTTAGTCCGATAAGTCCTTTGATATATTCCACGTGATTTTAGCGAGGTATCTATGAAAAGGATTTTGTGGACCGCGCTCTTGCAAATTTTTGTATTGATGGCGTTTGCTTTTGAAGTGAATGCGCGAGAGCGTCGCAGTTTTTATTCCGGAGTTCGTTGTCAAGCTATGGGCGGCGCCTGTATTGCCGTAACTAATGACGAAACAGCCTTGATTGTAAATCCCGCCGCTTTAGGCAAACTCAGAGATTTCTATGGAACGATCATCGATCCGGAAATTGAGCTGGGTTACAACGTGCCGGGCTTCTATACGGAACAGTCCTTTTCGAATCCGTTTTCATTGCAAGATGTCGCTCCGGCCTTAGATAAAAAACGCAGTTCTTACCATCACGCCAAGATGCAGGTATTTCCTTCTTTCGTGGGAAGGAATTTTGGTTTGGGTCTTTATGGTAACTATTTATTGGATGCCGAGATGTCAGGAGATGGTACCACCATTGACACCTACTATCGCAACGACGTCGCCTTCATTTTGGGATTCAACTTTCGGTTTTTCGATGGACGGGTCAAGTTGGGATTCAACACCAAGTTAATCAGTCGTATCGAAGTTGATGATACCGCCTTGAGCGCCTCGGGTCCTTTGGATTATGACTCTATTGCCAGTGAAGGTGTCGGTCTTTCGACGGATGTCGGTTTGATCTTGGCGGCTCCTTGGAAGTATCTTCCTACGGTGACGGCTGTTGTGCGCGACGTAGGAGGCACCAGTTTTGATCAAGCCAGTGGTGTCCGATTGGACACAGCGAATCGTCCCAATTTGATAAAACAGGATATCGACGTGGCGGCGGCTCTCTTTCCGATTCACACCAATTACATTCGATCTTCATGGACGGTTGAGTATCGTGGCTTATTAACATCAGGCGATGAAGAAGATAAGGCCAAATTGATTCACGGCGGATTCGAATTGAACTTCGGAGATGTGTTCTTTTTCCGTGGCGGGTATAATCAAAGATATTGGACGGCAGGTATGGAGTATTCGTCTGAACACTTTCAGTGGCAGCTTGCATCTTACGGCGAAGAAGTTGGTACTGTGGCTGAACCGAAAGAAGACAGACGCTACACTGTGAAGTTTGCTTACCGGTTTTAAGGATGAGGCATGAAGATTAGAAATATAATAATTATTTTCATGAGTCTATTGCTGACGACCTCTTGTGGGCAGCCGAATGTGTTGACTGAGTATTCCAACACAGAATCAGATGCCGCCTATCATCTTGATGCGAAAACAAAAATTGATAATTTCGAATGGGACGCAGCGATTGAAATATTAACGACAAAAATTTCCGCCGATTATCAGGCCCGGAACGATGTGAAGACTACACTGATGTATGCCTATGGCGGCAAGTGCGGAATTTCCTTTTTTGATCTTATCGACAGTCTGAAAAATGTCAGCTCGACAAAAATGTTTGAATTCGTATTACAACTGTATGCGAACCGAGTGGTCGATGTCGCTTCGTGCGACAATGCCATTTCAGTTCTTCAAGGTATCGGCGCAGCCCCCGCGCAAAGAACGTCTCAGCAAAACGCTTTTGCGGCTATTTTGGGTCTGACAAGAATGGCGACGACCTTGCACGCGAAGTTCGACACCGAGTCCTCAGGCCTTGGAGATGGGCTTGTAGATGCGGGCGCCGATTCATGTGCGATTGCCGACACGGCAGGAAGACTTTCTGATGCGGACATGAATAGAATTATCACTGGGCTGGGGCTGGTCTTTGAAAACCTTTCTGAGCTTGGGGAGCAGATTTCTGGGGGCAGTGCCGGGGATGCTTTCGCCTCTGCGAAAACTCTTTGTGAAACAGCGATCCCTACTTTGGATAAAACGACGCCGCAGACTTTGATTCCATCAATTCCTGGTGGCGTCACTTGGGCTTCTTTGGGACATGCGGATCCTCCAACCTGGTTTCAGTTGGGATTGCCGTCGGATGTCGCCGATCCCGTGAACTGCTTGAACACGGATACCACTGCAGTTTCGGATAAAATGCGCCGTATCTTCAGACGCATGATTGCCAGCACCACGATGGGGGTGGGTATGGCCTCTTCCTGCGACATCGCGGATATAAAATTTGCTATGGATGCGCAAAGTCCTCCTAAGGTAGCCGTCACCATCGCTTGTTGCCCCGGATTGGATAGTCCATGAATTTTTGGTTCCTGGCTTTGGTCTTAATTTTTTCTGTTAACGCTGAAGCGCAATCCTTAGGCGAGACGACGCGTTCTATTCGCGCCCGAGGAATGGGCGGCGTACTCGTTCCTTTTGTGAATGACTCCGATGCTTTATTTGTAAATCCCGCCGCTTTAAAGCGAGCCGCTGCCATTGATATTAAGCTGATTGATTTGATGGCAGGAGCCAATAAAACCCTCGTGGAAAGCATCAGTGATTTTCAGAATATCGACGCGAATGATCCCTCTACTTTCAATCAGTTTTACGGCAAGAAACTGTGGGCGCAAGGTGTGGGCAAAGTGGCGGTTTCTTTGCCACTGATTTCTGCCGGATATCTTTATGATTCCGAAGTGAATGCCGAGCTTCATAATCCCGCGCTTCCCCAGTTTGAAACATATTTCCGCAGTGATCAGGCGGTGTACTTAGGGACGGCCTTTGCTGTGGGGCCGACGACCTACTTCGGCATGAATTTAAAACGCATCACTCGTCAAGGGGGCTCTACTCAAGAGCTGAGTGTGAGTGATATTTCTAATGTCAGTAATTTGTCTGATATCGGCAACAGATTTAGTAATAAAGGACAAGGTTACGGAACGGATATCGCGCTTTTGCATGAAATTCCCTTGCCTATTCTTAAGCCGACTTTGACTCTGGTGTGGCAAGACGTGGGCAACACCGCGTTCAAAAAAACGGACGGCGATGATGCTCCTGTGCACATTGAGCAGAACTTGGTCTTTGGTGCGGGCGTTGGTTTGGATTTACCTGGTCTGGACTGGGTGATCGGCCTCGAAGGTCGACACTTGCTGGAGCCCGATATTGAACTTGGCAAAAAGCTTCACGTCGGAACAGAAATTTCATTGCCGTTGATCGACTTACGCGCCGGATATAATCAAGGCTATCTCAGTTATGGTGTGGGAGTGAATTTTCTTATATTCCATATTGATGCTGTAAGTTACACTGAGGAAACCGGTCTTTATCCAGGTCAGGACGGGGACACTCGTTATATGGCGAGCCTCAGCATTGATTTAAGCTTTGATGCTAACTTCAAATTCACGGATAATGGCGGGAAAAGACGTAAACTTAAACAACGCCGGTAATTCGTAAATGTTGCAAGTGATTCCCCTAGAAAGTCGATCTCAGATTGTTGAGATCTTTGCCAACTACGATCCACGAATCCAATCGTGGCTAGTTTCTGACTTGCGCACAAAATTTGAACTTCAGCAAAAAATTCTGGCGCGCGAAGGTCAATACGTTGATGAGTCCGTTCTGCGCGCCAGTGATCTTTGGAAAATCCTTTTAAAACGTCTGGATCCGGGCTTGCGCTTAGTGAGCGATCCTTTTGCACGTTCTCTTCTGCGTACGATTATGGACGAGAATGCTGAAGTTTTGGGTGTGAATTCATCGGCGGAAGATACGGTTTTTTCTTACATCGATCAAATGGCGGCGGTTCTTTTTCATCCCGAGGGAACAACCCGGTTAGAGGAATGGTTCGAAACTCATCCCGAATCAAAGAACCGTTGGCGTGATTGGTACCTGCGGGCTCGCTTTTGTGCTTTAAAACTCTTGCAGGATCACCGTGTGATCACGGCGGATTGGATCACAGCGTATTTGCAGAACTTCAATGAACTTGAGCGCGTCTGGAATATACCTCTGATTGTGGATTTAAGTGGCGAGATCTCGCGGGTTGAGGCCGAGATTCTGCGGGTTCTTTCACGCACTGTAGACGTAATTGTTTTGGAGCCATCGCCAACTTGGAAAAATGAGTTTCATTTTCTGTTGAAGCCTTACGAGGATTTGCGTCAGCAAAGCCAGAAAGTGCAAACACTTCCGGCGGTAGAAAAGAAGGAAAAGCGCCAAGACGTTTTGCGTTTTTCCGGGATGCTGGCGGAAATAAAACACAGTGTGGGGCAGGTGCGTGATTGGTTGAACGAAGGAAAATCGCCAGAGTCTATCGCGATTGTCGCTCCGGACATCGAAACTTACTGGCCCGTCTTGCAGGCTTATTTGCAGGAAGAAGGCATCCCAGTCCAAAAAGACATCACCCACAAAGCGCAAAGTCTGCCGTCAGTGACGCGCTGGTTGGCGCTTCTGCGTTCTAAGAGTGGACGCCTTTCCAGCTCTGACCTTGAAATTTCATTTTTTGATAAAGAAGAATCCCAGGAACTTCGTTATGAGGAATTCCGTTCCTTATTTAAAAGTCTGTATGTGAACGAGGATTTGGCGCGTAACGAAATAGTCCATAAGGTCTTTAACGAACAATTGGATCTAACGGGAGTGTTAAGTCGCGACGAGTTCGTCGCCAAGGCATTGCTTTATTGGAACTCATCTGAAACTGACATCGTGCAGGTGATTTTGCGTGAACTTCTGCAAAACGCCGTCAGTTCCACGAAATTGATTTGGAAAGAATGGCTGAGCTATCTTGAAAGCATCGTTGCCGCTAAAGAGTACACTTTAGAAAAAGGTCAGCCTCGCGGCATCATGGTGACTAAGCTGATGTCAGCGCATAGTGAGAAAGCCCAGTATCGTCTTTTCATCGGCCTGACCGACGAGTCCCTGCGGGGGCGCAATAAAACCCAGCTTTCGGGTCAGGACTATTTTGAACTGGCGAAGGACATCGGGTTCTATCTGGATAATCCAGACCAAAGCGATCTGGATTTCGAGTTGCGTCTGCTTGCGGAAGCAGAAAGTGTGCATGATATTTTTTGTTTTGGGGCCACGGATTTAAGTGGCAGTTTGTGTTCGCCTTGCACATTCTGGATGAGTTTATCCGGAGATCATGAATCTTTGACGCTACCAAAGGAAACACGTTGGGACGAGCTTCAGCATTCTGACGAACCGACCGGGCGCCCTTGGGTGGATAGCCGCAAGGACCTTATCGAAAAACGCATTCAGCAGGATTTGGGCAAAGCCGAACTAGAAAACATTCAGGTTCCGCAATTGCCGCGAATTTCCGCGTCTTCGGTGGAAAGTTTTCTGGAATGTCCTTTTGTCTTCGCGGCGCAAAGATATTTTAAATTGAAAGATCTGCCTGACATTGATTTAGATGTGGATCATCGTACGCGAGGACAACTGGCTCACGCCTTGTTTGAGCGTTTGACAGCAGAACCCATGCGCTTTGATTGGACGGTGGATGAACTCGACCGTGTTTTAGAAGACATCAAAGTTGAAAAGAAGCTGCTTTTCGCGGACGAGCGCTTATGGAAGCCTTTTAAAAGAAAACACATCCACTTAGGGCAACGATTTTTAGATGTTGAGAAACGCTGGAGAGACGAGT
Coding sequences:
- a CDS encoding esterase-like activity of phytase family protein, giving the protein PAEKILIHSEKPLFANSEGQVLLGGLSDLVYSAAESNKDKKIFYSVTDRGPNGKEKGGKKTPERAFLHPAYNPQILKFEFKNKRVELVQSIGLKVKVTLKPEPILITGLPNVNPLSNKTGADETPTDSKGTVLNFDAIGLDPEGLALDEQKNFWVSEEYGPSLLKVNSAGVVQKRWLPKGSSTERTGIQELPSFYAKRKLNRGFEALVFTPQKTLLVFLQSGVPHLDKDLAPILEFDPVQEKTVGVYFYSLSKEGGKIGAATLGLDGRIWVLEQNGKVGKKAWQRVFAIDRTPATNVVKEALASEDFKIPPKTKPVEKNEVLNLTEKGLQDFEKLEGLSVDPEGFIYVVNDNDFGVHDSEVRAQNYLFVIKKEEGKK
- a CDS encoding PD-(D/E)XK nuclease family protein, whose amino-acid sequence is MLQVIPLESRSQIVEIFANYDPRIQSWLVSDLRTKFELQQKILAREGQYVDESVLRASDLWKILLKRLDPGLRLVSDPFARSLLRTIMDENAEVLGVNSSAEDTVFSYIDQMAAVLFHPEGTTRLEEWFETHPESKNRWRDWYLRARFCALKLLQDHRVITADWITAYLQNFNELERVWNIPLIVDLSGEISRVEAEILRVLSRTVDVIVLEPSPTWKNEFHFLLKPYEDLRQQSQKVQTLPAVEKKEKRQDVLRFSGMLAEIKHSVGQVRDWLNEGKSPESIAIVAPDIETYWPVLQAYLQEEGIPVQKDITHKAQSLPSVTRWLALLRSKSGRLSSSDLEISFFDKEESQELRYEEFRSLFKSLYVNEDLARNEIVHKVFNEQLDLTGVLSRDEFVAKALLYWNSSETDIVQVILRELLQNAVSSTKLIWKEWLSYLESIVAAKEYTLEKGQPRGIMVTKLMSAHSEKAQYRLFIGLTDESLRGRNKTQLSGQDYFELAKDIGFYLDNPDQSDLDFELRLLAEAESVHDIFCFGATDLSGSLCSPCTFWMSLSGDHESLTLPKETRWDELQHSDEPTGRPWVDSRKDLIEKRIQQDLGKAELENIQVPQLPRISASSVESFLECPFVFAAQRYFKLKDLPDIDLDVDHRTRGQLAHALFERLTAEPMRFDWTVDELDRVLEDIKVEKKLLFADERLWKPFKRKHIHLGQRFLDVEKRWRDEFKKTRTLAREKRFEFYLDPVTEEISREPKDNCFRVSGQIDRIDGDGVSQLVVLDYKSSTGGISSHSSWFKNRELQLLFYMWVIEKGLLEDVGGEVIGLFYYVFRNFDRKGFKIEDLAGGLYPASKRKDKNATAESKERYLTEFSTILMGTLDRIKKGESQAKPADFKTCSGCEWRRQCRAPHLN